The proteins below come from a single Garra rufa chromosome 3, GarRuf1.0, whole genome shotgun sequence genomic window:
- the tssc4 gene encoding U5 small nuclear ribonucleoprotein TSSC4 has translation MSDSKRKEKDDLNSLSNRDTVDLPDDLSLSDSDSDEPIEHFGRKIEDLSSSSEDEDETPQHVQSVPQENPTFKLTGGSSGFCNRSRDIFAQLDSAAKITSKDLGEDNILDGTFARPAPPSPPQPAQSKCGQETTEKQPPSKKLPDYLAHPERWTHYSLEDIPETSDRKNSQVAHQYIQGLQESKKSQKDTIEIFTPAFNQDPSSKSENKIVFTKPKIKDQSGSKLDHAKKEVGLQHLDHRQETDEGGDAHLQHHRISWKNKEKKRKWGAEKVEEDIKVSSVVFNSSKKINRKHFRKTLEDDEGGTE, from the coding sequence ATGAGTGACTCAAAACGCAAAGAAAAGGATGACCTCAACAGTCTGTCTAATAGAGATACAGTTGACCTACCAGATGATCTTTCTCTAAGCGACTCTGACTCTGATGAGCCCATTGAGCATTTCGGAAGAAAGATTGAAGACTTGTCATCATCCTCAGAGGATGAAGACGAGACACCACAGCATGTCCAGTCTGTTCCTCAAGAAAATCCCACCTTTAAACTAACAGGTGGGAGCTCTGGTTTCTGTAATCGGAGTAGGGACATCTTTGCACAGTTGGATAGTGCTGCAAAGATCACATCTAAAGATCTAGGTGAAGACAACATTCTTGATGGCACGTTTGCCCGTCCTGCCCCACCATCACCTCCACAGCCAGCTCAAAGCAAGTGTGGTCAAGAGACAACCGAAAAACAACCTCCAAGTAAAAAACTCCCAGACTACCTTGCACACCCTGAGCGCTGGACCCACTACAGTCTTGAAGATATCCCTGAAACCAGTGATAGAAAGAATAGTCAGGTCGCTCATCAGTATATACAAGGCCTTCAAGAGAGCAAGAAGTCTCAGAAAGACACAATTGAGATTTTCACTCCAGCTTTCAATCAGGATCCCAGCAGCAAAAGCGAGAATAAGATTGTGTTCACTAAACCCAAGATTAAAGATCAGAGTGGGAGCAAACTTGATCATGCCAAGAAGGAAGTTGGACTTCAACACTTGGATCACAGACAAGAGACTGATGAAGGAGGGGATGCTCATCTTCAGCACCACCGCATCTCATGGAAgaataaagagaaaaaaagaaagtggGGTGCTGAAAAAGTGGAAGAGGACATAAAAGTATCTAGTGTTGTCTTCAACAGTAGCAAGAAAATAAATCGCAAACACTTCCGTAAAACACTTGAAGATGATGAAGGTGGCACAGAGTGA